The segment GCATATCCAGGACCAGCTGCTTGCCATAATGGCGTTCACTTCGTACGATTGCCAAATCAAATCGCTGGTTTTCGCCCATGAAGCTGACGAACCGTGTCTTCGTATTTTCAAGATCATCATATAGATAAAATCGTTCTGACATACTTGTTCGCTCCTTTTTC is part of the Falsibacillus pallidus genome and harbors:
- a CDS encoding DUF3055 domain-containing protein gives rise to the protein MSERFYLYDDLENTKTRFVSFMGENQRFDLAIVRSERHYGKQLVLDMQGSRFAILGADDLEEEGYLEHVFNMSEEEAGELKEFLSEFIC